One genomic segment of Desulfosoma caldarium includes these proteins:
- a CDS encoding CaiB/BaiF CoA transferase family protein: MHTEKEKSWGDWIRELDDPAKNREKPEALDHITVLDVSYANMAGCFCTSTLAEFGANVIRIEPPGGDPARTFSPWGYLHMGTGLGYLNEGRNKFHVTLNLETEEGQEIFRKLAKRADVVVETFLPGTMDAWGIGYRQLKELNPGLIYCALYTYGQFGPKAACGKADVDVVDQAYSGVVSVSGEPPDDPQNPKPSEVPTKQGNWMGWYAGGAWASVAILAALHYRVQSNKGQFIDVSPAEAYGRCINYGINYYYGFKDTIPRVGNYDVGVFPYTYFKCKDGFAFLSGFADPNWKALCTIINRPDLHEKYPTIFERLNVDNMKVMYKEIEKWTMEHTYDEIFDAVMDYNKNIGQGVVVPGRIASPMDTMKAENWWVRMALETIDDPHYGEVTIANHAHKMTETPPRVKWVCRPVGADNYYVYARMLGYGPKRIEELKEKSVI, translated from the coding sequence ATGCATACGGAGAAGGAAAAGAGTTGGGGTGATTGGATTCGTGAACTGGATGATCCGGCAAAGAACCGTGAAAAGCCCGAGGCGCTGGATCACATCACGGTGTTGGATGTGAGTTATGCCAACATGGCCGGATGTTTTTGCACGTCTACCTTGGCTGAGTTCGGAGCCAACGTCATTCGCATTGAACCGCCCGGCGGAGATCCGGCTCGTACCTTCAGCCCGTGGGGTTATCTCCACATGGGAACCGGCTTGGGATATTTGAATGAAGGGCGCAACAAGTTTCACGTGACCTTAAACCTGGAAACGGAAGAAGGTCAGGAAATCTTTCGAAAACTGGCCAAGCGGGCCGATGTGGTGGTGGAAACCTTTCTGCCCGGCACTATGGATGCCTGGGGTATTGGGTATCGGCAGCTCAAAGAACTGAACCCTGGCCTTATCTATTGCGCTTTGTACACCTACGGTCAGTTCGGCCCAAAGGCCGCCTGCGGCAAGGCCGATGTGGACGTGGTGGACCAGGCCTATTCTGGGGTGGTGTCCGTCAGCGGCGAGCCGCCTGATGATCCTCAAAATCCAAAGCCTTCGGAAGTGCCGACCAAGCAAGGGAACTGGATGGGATGGTATGCCGGAGGGGCGTGGGCGTCTGTGGCCATCCTCGCGGCGCTACACTACCGAGTCCAGTCCAACAAAGGCCAGTTCATCGATGTGTCGCCGGCGGAAGCCTATGGTCGGTGCATCAACTACGGTATTAATTATTACTATGGGTTTAAGGATACCATTCCGCGAGTGGGCAATTACGACGTGGGCGTGTTTCCCTATACGTATTTTAAGTGCAAAGACGGTTTTGCCTTTTTGTCCGGTTTTGCCGATCCCAATTGGAAGGCGCTTTGCACCATCATTAACCGGCCTGATCTGCATGAGAAATATCCCACCATCTTTGAGCGCCTCAATGTGGACAACATGAAGGTCATGTATAAGGAAATCGAAAAATGGACCATGGAACACACCTATGACGAGATTTTCGATGCCGTCATGGACTACAACAAAAACATTGGGCAAGGCGTGGTGGTCCCCGGCCGCATTGCTTCGCCCATGGACACCATGAAGGCGGAAAACTGGTGGGTGCGCATGGCCCTGGAAACCATCGACGACCCGCACTACGGCGAGGTGACCATCGCCAATCATGCGCACAAGATGACGGAGACGCCGCCGAGAGTCAAATGGGTCTGCCGGCCCGTAGGCGCCGACAACTACTACGTCTATGCCAGAATGCTTGGCTACGGTCCGAAGCGGATCGAAGAGCTCAAGGAAAAAAGTGTCATCTGA
- a CDS encoding putative nucleotidyltransferase substrate binding domain-containing protein: protein MIPPKEFLRKIKPFSFLPEEQLAALTGSLDVAMYAAGKVVCAKDEVSPSVFLVFSGLVGLYDGDELVDLVSKGEIFGLLSAIHHSPSYYEARALEDTICYLIDAEAFEKVYRSHSAFASFFTTFIERRFRSFAQLAREQESLRDGATAVLVETVVSKSPVTCAPDQSVGEAVGIMDAHGVGSVVVTEGGRPLGILTNRDMRRVLLQGNRNSAVKDFMSAPVITVDRRASVLEAYTTLLRTGIDHLVVTDQDRVHGVITSKDVLAQLEPSSSILALYRKILKAVDLEELKSAFHAIRVAVSEMALKGSHFDQLSRMITSVYDTVVVRVIQRHIPQKDVQDFVWVHVGSSGRKEQIFTTDQDSAIICAAAGPCVNVTEDITRTLEQIGIPRCPADYMASNPRWHLSLDAWKEHFRRWFAEPIPDHVRYLTVFLDLRAVYGNGEMLAQLIEAIQESVTNQAVRFLAYDAALHEPPIGIFGIKHRDRDMDIKRYGLYPIANGVRVMIVANRMLRITNTRERIEALRDAGVMGKETAGDLLEAYAFLQDLRLRHQARAKKHGSPETNLIRPEHLDKMDLLVLKESLKVVASFQKNLKALYGVDRGL from the coding sequence ATGATTCCACCAAAGGAATTTCTTAGAAAAATCAAGCCATTTTCCTTTCTTCCGGAGGAACAATTGGCCGCTCTGACGGGCAGTCTGGATGTGGCCATGTACGCGGCGGGTAAGGTGGTATGCGCCAAAGATGAGGTGTCACCTTCGGTTTTTCTCGTCTTTTCAGGGCTTGTGGGCCTGTACGACGGTGACGAACTGGTGGATCTCGTCTCCAAGGGAGAAATTTTCGGCCTTCTCTCGGCGATCCACCATAGCCCGTCCTATTACGAAGCGCGCGCTCTGGAAGATACCATCTGTTACCTCATTGATGCCGAAGCCTTTGAAAAGGTCTATCGATCGCACAGTGCCTTTGCGTCCTTTTTCACCACATTTATTGAACGGCGTTTTCGCTCCTTTGCGCAACTGGCTCGCGAACAGGAATCCCTGCGGGACGGCGCCACGGCGGTCCTGGTGGAAACCGTGGTGAGCAAGTCGCCGGTGACCTGCGCTCCCGACCAGTCCGTTGGGGAAGCCGTCGGCATCATGGATGCCCACGGCGTGGGGTCTGTTGTGGTCACGGAGGGTGGCCGGCCTCTGGGCATTCTCACGAACCGGGACATGCGCCGCGTGCTGTTGCAGGGAAACCGAAACAGTGCTGTCAAGGACTTCATGTCGGCGCCGGTCATCACGGTGGATCGTCGAGCTTCGGTGCTGGAGGCGTACACCACGCTGTTGCGCACCGGCATCGACCACTTGGTGGTGACGGACCAGGATCGCGTGCATGGCGTCATCACCAGCAAGGATGTGCTGGCGCAGCTGGAACCGTCCTCATCCATTCTGGCCCTGTATCGAAAGATTCTCAAAGCTGTAGACCTGGAAGAGCTCAAGAGTGCCTTTCACGCCATTCGTGTGGCCGTTTCTGAAATGGCTTTAAAAGGCAGCCACTTTGACCAGCTCTCCCGCATGATCACTTCCGTCTACGACACCGTGGTGGTTCGTGTCATCCAAAGGCATATACCCCAAAAGGATGTTCAGGATTTCGTGTGGGTGCATGTGGGCAGCTCAGGCCGAAAAGAACAGATATTTACCACGGATCAGGACAGCGCCATCATCTGCGCAGCGGCGGGCCCGTGTGTGAACGTCACCGAAGACATCACGCGCACTTTGGAACAGATCGGCATTCCGCGATGCCCTGCGGACTATATGGCGTCGAACCCGCGATGGCACCTGAGTCTCGATGCTTGGAAGGAACATTTTCGGCGATGGTTTGCAGAACCCATTCCCGACCATGTTCGGTATCTGACGGTTTTTCTGGATTTGAGAGCGGTTTACGGCAACGGGGAAATGCTCGCCCAACTCATCGAGGCCATTCAAGAGTCCGTCACCAATCAGGCGGTGCGTTTTCTCGCCTATGATGCGGCCTTGCATGAGCCGCCCATCGGCATTTTCGGCATCAAGCATCGAGATCGAGACATGGATATCAAGCGCTATGGCCTATATCCCATTGCCAACGGGGTTCGCGTCATGATTGTGGCCAACCGCATGCTGCGCATCACCAACACCAGGGAACGCATCGAAGCGTTGCGGGATGCCGGCGTGATGGGCAAGGAAACCGCCGGGGATCTTTTGGAAGCCTATGCCTTTCTTCAGGATCTTAGGCTCAGACATCAGGCGCGAGCCAAGAAGCACGGAAGCCCGGAAACCAACCTGATTAGGCCGGAACATTTGGACAAAATGGATCTTCTGGTTTTGAAAGAATCACTTAAGGTGGTGGCCTCTTTTCAAAAGAATCTCAAAGCCCTTTACGGTGTGGATCGAGGGCTTTGA
- a CDS encoding 3'-5' exonuclease, with the protein MLLTEATFVSVDLETTGLDVRHDDIIAVALVPMEGLKIRVRYAYYTLVKPRTYRLKTMKVHGIAQDALQHAPAFEEIAEELIDRCDGFLLGHCVHIDYQFLRRAFKEVGLSFKRELVDIAEVEKWIGQKTSHRPSCDELSLDALISRYGLREHYRHHALADAFFAAQIFQIQMTRHGVLHLEQLLDQIKNLKVCDTPFLV; encoded by the coding sequence ATGCTTTTGACGGAAGCGACTTTTGTGTCCGTGGATTTGGAGACCACGGGGCTGGATGTGCGCCACGACGACATCATCGCCGTGGCCTTGGTGCCCATGGAAGGCCTAAAGATTCGTGTACGGTATGCCTATTACACCCTGGTCAAGCCTCGCACTTATCGGCTCAAGACCATGAAAGTCCATGGCATCGCCCAGGACGCCCTGCAACATGCGCCGGCCTTTGAAGAGATTGCTGAAGAGCTCATTGACCGGTGCGACGGTTTTTTGTTGGGGCATTGCGTGCATATCGATTACCAGTTTCTTCGGCGCGCCTTCAAGGAGGTTGGTCTGTCTTTTAAGCGCGAGCTAGTGGACATTGCCGAAGTGGAAAAGTGGATCGGCCAGAAAACGTCCCATCGGCCAAGCTGTGACGAACTGAGCCTGGATGCTCTGATCAGCCGTTATGGCCTAAGGGAACACTACCGCCATCACGCCTTGGCCGACGCTTTTTTTGCCGCCCAGATTTTCCAGATTCAGATGACGCGCCACGGCGTGCTTCATCTGGAACAGCTGCTCGACCAAATCAAGAACCTAAAAGTTTGCGACACCCCGTTTTTGGTCTAA
- a CDS encoding transporter substrate-binding domain-containing protein, with translation MKRWSMVVGLVVVFVGAMAWHGWTADIELAKKSTLEEILKRGELRVGFEAGYMPFEMTDKKGNFVGFDIDMAKEMAKAMGVKFVPVNTAWDGIIPSLITGKFDIIMSGMTVTQERNLKVNFADPYIIVGQTILLNKRHEGSVASYKDLNDPKYIVTSKLGTTGEQAVKRLIPKCTYKSFETETEAALEVVNGKADAFVYDLPFCVVFLAQQGAGKLVFLDKPFTYEPLAWAINKGDPDFLNWLNNFLRQVKNDGRYDQIYNKWIKSTEWIQDVAQ, from the coding sequence ATGAAAAGATGGTCGATGGTTGTGGGACTTGTCGTGGTGTTTGTTGGGGCGATGGCCTGGCACGGATGGACGGCGGACATCGAATTGGCCAAGAAGTCCACGCTGGAGGAGATTCTCAAGCGAGGCGAGCTTCGCGTGGGGTTTGAGGCGGGCTACATGCCTTTTGAAATGACGGACAAAAAAGGCAATTTCGTGGGTTTTGACATCGACATGGCCAAAGAGATGGCCAAGGCCATGGGTGTGAAGTTCGTTCCCGTGAACACGGCCTGGGACGGGATTATTCCCTCGCTCATTACGGGCAAGTTCGACATCATCATGAGCGGCATGACGGTCACGCAGGAACGAAACCTGAAAGTGAACTTTGCCGATCCTTACATCATCGTCGGCCAAACCATCCTCTTGAACAAGAGACATGAAGGCTCGGTGGCGTCTTACAAGGACCTGAATGACCCTAAATACATCGTGACCTCCAAGCTGGGCACCACGGGCGAACAGGCCGTCAAACGATTGATTCCCAAATGCACCTACAAGTCTTTTGAGACGGAAACGGAGGCCGCCCTGGAAGTGGTCAACGGCAAGGCGGATGCTTTTGTCTACGACCTGCCTTTTTGCGTGGTGTTCCTGGCGCAGCAAGGGGCAGGAAAGCTGGTCTTTTTGGACAAGCCTTTTACCTATGAACCTCTGGCGTGGGCCATCAACAAGGGAGATCCCGATTTTCTGAACTGGCTGAACAACTTCCTGCGCCAGGTGAAAAATGACGGCCGCTACGATCAAATCTACAACAAGTGGATCAAGAGCACCGAATGGATTCAGGATGTAGCCCAGTAG
- a CDS encoding amino acid ABC transporter permease (The N-terminal region of this protein, as described by TIGR01726, is a three transmembrane segment that identifies a subfamily of ABC transporter permease subunits, which specificities that include histidine, arginine, glutamine, glutamate, L-cystine (sic), the opines (in Agrobacterium) octopine and nopaline, etc.), with protein sequence MARVSQNMTRVAYAFWVMVFFVMVFGLVGILYYATQKVDYVWRWYRVPQYFYYKEKIEVRSEIQGRVEEIASTGDTARLRVAGDGESAQYTVPVQGLRVDAGDTVYPGDVLGVFHRWKVGILLQGLWLTLKVSLISILLGTLIGLVVGLARISANPALRWSAVTYVEIIRGSPLLVQIFIWYFVLGTVINTLLAKNGLEQLPPIWYGVASLAFFCGAYVAEIVRAGIQSIHRGQMEAARSLGMSYPQAMRHVILPQALRRILPPLAGQFISLIKDSSLLGIIAIRELTKATREVVTTSLQPFELWFMCALLYLVMTFGLSMFVQYLERRTAVS encoded by the coding sequence ATGGCACGAGTGTCGCAAAACATGACTCGAGTGGCTTACGCCTTTTGGGTCATGGTATTTTTTGTAATGGTTTTCGGATTGGTGGGGATTCTCTACTACGCCACGCAAAAAGTGGACTACGTGTGGCGCTGGTATCGCGTGCCCCAATACTTTTACTACAAGGAAAAAATCGAAGTTCGTTCGGAAATTCAGGGCCGCGTTGAGGAAATCGCCAGCACCGGAGATACCGCGCGCCTTCGTGTGGCCGGGGACGGAGAATCGGCCCAGTACACGGTTCCGGTTCAGGGACTGCGCGTGGATGCGGGAGACACGGTCTACCCTGGTGATGTACTGGGTGTGTTTCATCGGTGGAAAGTGGGCATTCTCTTGCAAGGCCTGTGGCTGACCCTCAAGGTCAGCCTGATTTCCATCCTGCTGGGTACACTCATCGGGCTGGTCGTCGGCCTGGCGCGCATTTCTGCCAACCCCGCCCTTAGGTGGTCGGCCGTGACCTACGTGGAGATCATTCGAGGTTCCCCGCTGCTCGTCCAAATTTTTATCTGGTACTTTGTTCTTGGCACCGTGATCAACACGCTTTTGGCCAAGAACGGCCTCGAACAGTTGCCGCCCATTTGGTACGGCGTGGCCTCGCTGGCCTTCTTTTGCGGAGCCTATGTGGCGGAAATCGTCCGGGCCGGAATTCAATCCATACACCGAGGCCAAATGGAAGCGGCGCGGTCCTTGGGCATGAGTTACCCTCAAGCCATGCGCCACGTGATTTTGCCTCAGGCTTTGCGACGCATTCTGCCCCCTTTGGCCGGCCAGTTCATTAGCCTCATTAAGGACTCTTCGCTTCTGGGCATCATTGCCATTCGGGAGCTGACCAAGGCGACCCGCGAAGTGGTCACGACGAGCCTTCAGCCCTTTGAGCTGTGGTTCATGTGCGCTTTGCTCTATCTGGTGATGACCTTCGGGCTGTCCATGTTTGTTCAGTACTTGGAAAGGAGGACAGCGGTTTCGTGA
- a CDS encoding amino acid ABC transporter ATP-binding protein, with product MITVDNVSKTFHVPHEVKALRNVSCQVTKGEVVVIIGPSGSGKSTLLRCLNRLEHADTGHIYIDGVDILDRKTNINKVRAEVGMVFQSFNLFPHKTVLENVTLAQMVVRKRSQKDAVSKAMALLQKVGIPDKASVYPDRLSGGQQQRVAIARALAMDPKIMLFDEPTSALDPEMIGEVLDVMKTLAREGMTMVVVTHEMGFAREVADRVLFMDQGCIVEEGTPEHFFTNPTHQRTKLFLSQIL from the coding sequence GTGATCACGGTCGACAACGTTTCCAAGACATTTCATGTTCCCCATGAGGTCAAAGCCCTGCGGAATGTCTCCTGCCAGGTGACCAAGGGGGAGGTGGTGGTGATCATCGGCCCCTCGGGGTCGGGCAAGAGCACGCTGCTTCGGTGTCTGAACCGCTTGGAACATGCGGACACAGGCCACATTTACATCGACGGCGTGGATATTTTGGACCGCAAGACCAATATCAACAAGGTGCGGGCGGAAGTGGGCATGGTGTTTCAGTCCTTCAACCTGTTTCCTCACAAGACCGTACTGGAAAATGTCACCTTGGCCCAAATGGTGGTGCGAAAAAGGTCCCAAAAAGACGCTGTGTCCAAAGCCATGGCGCTGTTGCAGAAGGTGGGCATACCCGATAAGGCGTCGGTCTATCCGGATCGCTTGTCCGGAGGGCAGCAGCAGCGGGTGGCCATCGCCCGAGCCCTGGCCATGGATCCCAAGATCATGCTCTTTGATGAACCCACCTCGGCCCTGGACCCCGAAATGATCGGGGAGGTGCTCGACGTCATGAAAACCCTGGCTCGAGAAGGCATGACCATGGTGGTGGTCACGCATGAGATGGGGTTTGCTCGAGAAGTGGCCGATCGCGTTCTTTTCATGGACCAAGGGTGCATCGTGGAAGAGGGCACTCCGGAGCATTTCTTTACCAACCCGACCCATCAGCGAACCAAGCTTTTTTTGAGCCAAATCCTGTGA
- a CDS encoding universal stress protein yields MEKHLLITVSDEMSHLCGVRFVANFFKQKKAFRLTLLYVASTQPTGDWKADRPRSKAKIPAETQARGQKALDRSAEILMEAGFDEAQIQSKLIPKEMETVKEIVMEARRGCYDAVVLGRRGYAAFAGVFSTSVSTEVLRQPLPCPLWICRNPGSEHERVVLCVDDAEASMRITDHVGFMLRDEEHRVCLFHVITDRAQQTRDIIDKATKVLEDNGVASQRIDRKIMVSQNVAEAIMDDHRESPASVIAMGHEHEGSHGFFGGIFSSSVCSGVLKRFENGALWISK; encoded by the coding sequence ATGGAAAAGCATCTTCTGATCACCGTCAGCGATGAAATGTCCCATCTTTGTGGCGTGCGATTTGTGGCGAATTTTTTCAAACAAAAGAAGGCCTTTCGCCTGACCCTTCTTTACGTGGCTTCCACGCAGCCGACGGGCGATTGGAAGGCCGACAGGCCTCGATCCAAGGCGAAAATTCCTGCGGAAACACAAGCGCGAGGGCAAAAGGCATTGGACCGCAGTGCCGAAATCCTTATGGAAGCAGGATTTGACGAAGCCCAGATTCAGTCCAAACTGATTCCCAAGGAAATGGAAACGGTCAAAGAAATCGTCATGGAGGCGCGACGAGGCTGCTACGACGCTGTGGTTCTCGGGCGCCGAGGCTATGCCGCATTTGCCGGCGTGTTTTCCACGAGTGTCAGCACGGAAGTGCTTCGCCAGCCTTTGCCCTGCCCTCTCTGGATCTGCCGAAATCCGGGTTCGGAACATGAACGCGTGGTTCTGTGCGTGGATGATGCCGAGGCCAGCATGCGAATCACCGATCACGTCGGCTTCATGCTTCGTGATGAAGAACATCGTGTGTGTCTTTTTCACGTGATAACGGATCGAGCGCAGCAGACTCGAGACATCATCGACAAGGCCACCAAGGTGCTTGAAGACAACGGCGTGGCTTCCCAACGCATCGACCGGAAAATTATGGTTTCGCAAAACGTGGCGGAAGCCATCATGGATGACCACCGAGAATCACCCGCTTCCGTGATCGCCATGGGCCATGAACACGAAGGAAGTCATGGATTTTTCGGCGGGATCTTTTCCAGCTCCGTCTGCTCCGGCGTGCTCAAGCGCTTTGAAAACGGAGCCCTGTGGATATCCAAATAA